TCTTCGCTGCAGGTCCGCCTGCAGCATATTTTTTCCGATCCCTCGCTTTTGCAGCGGGCCGTCACCCACCGCAGTTTCTCGGCCGACCACAACGAACGGCTGGAGTTCTTGGGAGACTCTGTCTTGAACCTGGCTGTGGCCAGCTTGCTGTACCAGCGGTTGGCGCAGTTGCCCGAGGGCGATCTTTCCCGGGTGCGGGCCAATCTGGTCAAGCAAGACACTCTGCACCAGTTGGCTTTGCGCTTGAAGGTCTCTGAGGTGCTTCGTTTGGGCGAGGGGGAGTCCAAGTCCGGCGGGCAACAACGTCCTTCTATCTTGGCCGATGCCCTGGAGGCCTTGATTGGTGCGGTCTATCTGGATGCTGGCTATGCCGGTGCCGAGGCGCTGGTGCACCGCCTGTTCGAGGGGGTGGAGATCAATCCCCAGATGCAGGCGGTGGCCAAAGACCCCAAGACGGCATTGCAGGAGTGGCTGCAGGGCCGCAAAATGAAGCTGCCGCAGTACCGCGTGGTGGGCACCGTGGGCGAGGCCCACCGCCAGACCTTCGATGTGGAGTGCGATATTGCAGAACTGGGGTTGACCGAACGTGGCATCGGCGGCTCCCGCAGGGCAGGCGAGCAGGCCGCCGCAGGCGCCATGTTGGCCACACTGAAAGCGAAAAAATTATGAATGATGCTACTAAAAGTGTAGCTGACGGCGCGGAGCCATCAATCCCTGAAGTGCAAAACGATCTTGAGGCGATGCTGGCCGCTGCCAGCCCGCCACCAGCGGTGGCAGGGCAGCGCTGCGGTGTGATCGCCATCGTCGGCAAGCCCAACGTGGGCAAGTCCACGCTGCTCAATGCCCTGGTGGGCCAAAAAATCAGCATCACCTCGCGCAAGGCGCAGACCACGCGCCACCGCATTACCGGCATTCGCACGCGCGAAGCCACGCAGTTCATCTTTGTGGACACGCCCGGTTTTCAGACGCGGCACGCCACCGCGCTGAACAAGTCGCTCAACAAGACCGTCATGGGCGCCATAGGCGACGTGGACCTGATTTTGTTCGTGGTCGAAGCCGGCAATTTCACTCTGGCTGACGCCAAGGTGCTGTCGCTCTTCAAGCCCGGCATTCCCACGCTGCTGCTGGCCAACAAGCTCGACATGGTCAACCGCCGCGCCGAGTTGGCGCCCTGGCTCAAGAGCATGCAAGAGCGCCACCCGTTCACCGAATTCGTGCCCATGTCGGCCAAGAACAAGGGCGATGTGGAGCGCCTGTTCGGCATCTGCGCCAAATACCTGCCCGAGCAGGGCTGGTGGTATGCCGAGGACGAGTTGACCGACCGCAGCGAAAAATTCTTGGCCAGCGAGACGGTGCGCGAAAAGCTCTTCCGCTTCACGGGCGACGAGCTGCCCTATACCTCGACCGTGGTCATCGACAAGTTCGATGAAGAAAAGAGCAAGCAGCACAAGCGCTTGGTGAAGATCGCCGCCACCATCGTGGTCGAGCGGGACAACCACAAGATGATGGTCATTGGCGACAAGGGTGAGCGCCTCAAGCGCATTGGCACCGAAGCGCGCCAGGAGCTGGAAAAGCTCATGGACGCCAAGGTGTTCTTGGAGTTGTGGGTCAAGGTGCGCTCGGGCTGGGCCGACGACGAAGCCCGCGTGCGCTCGTTTGGGTACGAGTGAGCGTCTTTGGCCACGCCCTCTGCAGCACGCCGTAGCCCGCTGTGGGCGGTGGCCCGTGACAACCCGGCTACTGCCTTTGGGTCCGCTCTGGGCGCTCAGCCGTCCTTCTTTCTGTAAGCCTCAACCGACAGCCCTCCTGTGGCAGCCGCCAAGCGCATCACCGACGAGCCTGCCTACGTGCTGCACAGCTACGACTGGAGCGAGTCCAGCCTGATCCTGGAGGTGTTTTGTCGCCGCCAGGGGCGCGTGGCCCTGGTGGCCAAAGGGGCGAAAAAGCCCACCTCCAACTTCCGGCCTGTGCTGCTGCCGCTGCAGCCGCTGCTGCTGACTTACACGCTGGCCGGTGACGGCGTGGGCGACATCCATACGCTTAAGGGGGCCGAATGGGTGGGTGGGCATGTGATGCCTACGGGCGACGCCCTGTTGTCGGGCCTGTACCTCAACGAACTGCTGCTGCGCCTGCTGGCCCGTGCCGATGCGCATGCCAGCCTGTTCGACGTGTATGCGGGCGTGGTGCGCGTGCTGGCCAGTGAGCATGGCGATGCTCTGGAGCCCGTGCTGCGCAGCTTTGAACTGCTGCTGCTGCGTGAGTTGGGCCTGCTACCCACGCTCGATACCGAGACCGCTACCTTCGCCACCCTGCGGCCTGAGGGACGTTACACCCTGGTGGCCGAAGGTGGCTTGCGGGCGGCCTCCAGCACCGACCGCGCCAGTCTGTCTGGCAATCAATGGCGTGCGCTGCAAACGGCGCTGGACCAAGCCGCCAGCTACACCGCCACGCTGCGCGCCTGTGCTCCTGTGGCGGCAGAACTCAAACCCCAGCTGCGGGCGGTGCTGCAATACCATTGCGGCAGCCCGGTGCTGCGC
This Acidovorax sp. 106 DNA region includes the following protein-coding sequences:
- the recO gene encoding DNA repair protein RecO, with the protein product MAAAKRITDEPAYVLHSYDWSESSLILEVFCRRQGRVALVAKGAKKPTSNFRPVLLPLQPLLLTYTLAGDGVGDIHTLKGAEWVGGHVMPTGDALLSGLYLNELLLRLLARADAHASLFDVYAGVVRVLASEHGDALEPVLRSFELLLLRELGLLPTLDTETATFATLRPEGRYTLVAEGGLRAASSTDRASLSGNQWRALQTALDQAASYTATLRACAPVAAELKPQLRAVLQYHCGSPVLRTRQLMMDLQSL
- the rnc gene encoding ribonuclease III; this translates as MHPSLSSLQVRLQHIFSDPSLLQRAVTHRSFSADHNERLEFLGDSVLNLAVASLLYQRLAQLPEGDLSRVRANLVKQDTLHQLALRLKVSEVLRLGEGESKSGGQQRPSILADALEALIGAVYLDAGYAGAEALVHRLFEGVEINPQMQAVAKDPKTALQEWLQGRKMKLPQYRVVGTVGEAHRQTFDVECDIAELGLTERGIGGSRRAGEQAAAGAMLATLKAKKL
- the era gene encoding GTPase Era; protein product: MNDATKSVADGAEPSIPEVQNDLEAMLAAASPPPAVAGQRCGVIAIVGKPNVGKSTLLNALVGQKISITSRKAQTTRHRITGIRTREATQFIFVDTPGFQTRHATALNKSLNKTVMGAIGDVDLILFVVEAGNFTLADAKVLSLFKPGIPTLLLANKLDMVNRRAELAPWLKSMQERHPFTEFVPMSAKNKGDVERLFGICAKYLPEQGWWYAEDELTDRSEKFLASETVREKLFRFTGDELPYTSTVVIDKFDEEKSKQHKRLVKIAATIVVERDNHKMMVIGDKGERLKRIGTEARQELEKLMDAKVFLELWVKVRSGWADDEARVRSFGYE